One Bacillus sp. SM2101 genomic window, TTAGGCACGCCGCCAGCGTTCGTCCTGAGCCAGGATCAAACTCTCCAATAAAGTTTGATTGCTCATTTGTTCAAAAAAATTAACGTTGACGCTTTTGTTTTGTTTAGTTTTCAAAGAACTTTAATGTCGTCTTTTGAAGCGACCTTTATATATTAACATAGTTATCTATCATTCGTCAATGTTTTTTGCAAAAAAAACACGACTTTCTTTGACAACTTGTTGACCTTGATTAGTATAGCAGGGAAAGTGCATGAACGCAAGGTAGTAAGTAATTTTCATAATAATAAAACAACTAACTCTTTCTATTCATATTGCTCTTTCCATAAGTTTTATTGTTATATTTACAAAATTATAACAACCAAAAGAGTATATCTAAGAAAAGATGCCTAGAAGCTTTAGTGTATATGTATTGATTTCTTAGTACGAAAAAACAATAATCATGCAAAGCAGCCAATTAATAAATAACAATAACAAAAATGAAGTTTAGTAATGTTGGCTCAAATACTAGCTATGTACATTAGTTGTTAATTTAAAGAAACATCATAAATCGAAAGTAGTCTTCTACACGATTTCTTCAATATAGACGTCTCTATAATCTTTTAAATGAATGATTTCATTAGTTTTAAATAAACTGACCATCGGTCGAGTAGGGTTTTTTTCTTCAACAAAAACTATTTTTCCTGTATGGCCATTTGATAGCTTTACCTTTTGACCGTTAGCATAATTCGTAACTACTTTTGTTAACGCATGTACAACATTTGTATCTAATTTTCCAAAACTATCTTGAATAATCAAATCCATGACCACAAATGGAGATTGTTTCGCTTTATATTCACGTTCAGATGTCATTGCATGATATACATCTGCTACTGCAACTATTTTACTAAAAGGGTGCAGTATTCCTTTAAGCATTCCTTTAGGGTAACCTGTTCCATCATCTCTAATATGATGCTGAAGCACCGCTTCCTTAACACCTTTTTTTAGCACGCCAATTTTTTCAACCATTTTATAGCTGTATTCAGGATGTTTGTTTATTTCTAATCTTTCTTCCTCAGTTAGAGAAGATTGTTTTTTAAGTATTTTAGGATTTATCTTTGCCATACCACAGTCACATAAAAAGCCTGCTAATGCAATTTGTATCCAATCTCCTTGGCTATATTGTAACTGTTTACCTAAAAAGCCAGCTAATAAACTAACGGTTACTCCATGATGATATAAATAATCTTCTTTTGTACTATGACGTAGTAGCACAAAAATAGCTGATGGATTTTCTAAGAACCTTTCTAGCAATGGTAGTAGTTGCTTTCTTATATCACCAATATCAACTGGTGAACCTGCTTGCCAGCTAATAAACATTTTTTTATAATACTGCACTACTTGTAAATAGTGATCAATAAAAGTTTGGAATTTTTCTTCTTTCTCTTCTATCTTTTCCCCATTTCGCTTAGTTGGTTTAAATAATTCACCACTTACTAGAGATGTTTCGACTTTCACATCATCAACTAAAAAAATATGTAAAATGTTTAATAATTCTTCATTTAAAACCGTACCTTTTGCCATAATAGGTCTATTTGAAATCGACTTGACATCATCAGAAAGAATACACCCTTCCTGTAATTGATCAATGGATACCTTCATGCATATCCCTCCTATTACTTTTTAATTTCCAAAAATATACAGAAAGGGTGACCGAAAATAAGCATCTGACTCTACAACTTCGCTATCTTGTATAAACGATTGAGGTTAAAAACCTCTATATACAGCATATAAAGCGTACTGTCAGATCTTTTCAGTCACCCTCTTTAATTAAGGCTTTTATCATAAACTTTGTAACTTTTAACAAAGTTAGCTCAGCTAGATGAAGCATTAGCATTATCAATATTAACAAACGGAAGAGCTATAACGAGCTACAGTGTTGTATAGATATTTGATTTCTTCAAATACAAAACACCTTAAAGTGAACCTTAGCATTATTCCTCATTAGCATTTAATTCTTCATCTTCTCCATCATATTCATCTTCAACTTCTTTTTGTACTTTAGCAACTGTTGCTACAAATTCATTTTCATCAGATTCATCAAGACGAATAAGTCTAACACCTTGAGTGTTTCGGCCCATCTGTGATATGTCACCTACATCCATGCGAATAAGTACTCCGCCAGCTGTAATAATCATAATATCCTCAGTGCCTGACACAGCTTTAACCGCTACAACAGTTCCATTCTTATCTGTAATATTACAAGTTTTTAAACCTTTCCCCCCACGACTTTGACTGCGATATTCTATCGCTGGCGTTCGCTTACCATAACCTTTTTTTGTAACAATGAGAACATTTGAGTCATCTTCTAAAATGTCCATACCAACAACTTCATCGTCATCTTCTATCGCAATTCCTTTAACACCAGTCGCAGTTCTTCCCATGGATCTTACATCTGTCTCGATAAAACGGATAAGGATACCATTTTTGGTGCCAATAATAATATTTTTCGTTCCATCTGTCAGCTTAACAGAAATTAGTTCGTCATCTTCTTTTAAATTGAGTGCAATTAACCCATTGTTACGGATATTTGAGAAAGATGACAAAGGTGAGCGTTTTGATATCCCTTGTTTCGTAGTAAAGAACAAGAACATATCATCTCCAAATTCAGTGACAGGAATAATTGCATTTATCTCCTCATCCTTATCAATCTCTAATAAGTTAATAATCGGAATACCTTTTGCTGTTCTACCTAGCTCAGGGATTTCATATCCCTTCTTACGATACACTTTCCCTTTGTTTGTAAAATATAGAATTGTATCGTGTGTGGATGTAGTTAATAAATGCTCAACAAAGTCATCCTCATTTGTCCCCATTCCTTGGATACCACGACCTCCACGTTTTTGGCTGCGATAAGTTGATGCTGGAAGACGTTTAATATAGCCATTGTGTGTTAAGGTAATAACAATGTTTTCCTGGGGAATTAAATCTTCATCTTCTATCGAATCGAACCCACCTGTTGCAATTTCAGTACGTCGCTCATCATTAAATCTTTCTTTCACTTCTGCTAGTTCTTCTCTAATAATTTGCAAGATTTTTTCTTCATTTGCCAAAATTTCTTTTAGTTCTGCAATTAATTGTAAGAGGTTTTGAAACTCCTCTTCTATTTTCTCACGCTCTAAGCCTGTTAATCTTTGCAAGCGCATATCTAATATAGCTTGTGCTTGCTTTTCAGATAGCGAGAATTGATTCATTAAACCTTCCCGTGCAATATCTGTTGTTTGTGAACTACGAATAAGCGCAATAACTTCATCTAAATGATCTAAAGCAATTCGTAGTCCTTCTAAAATATGAGCACGCGCTTCAGCCTTACGAAGCTCAAAATCTGTTCTTCTACGAATAACGACTTTTTGGTGTTCCAGATAATGATACAAACACTGCTTTAAGTTTAATACTTTAGGTTGTCCATCTACCAATGCCAACATATTAATACCAAAACTAGTTTGTAATGCAGTTTGTTTATATAAGTTATTTAACAGCACATTTGCATTTGCATCTTTTCGAACTTCGATGACTATTCTCATTCCATTACGATCTGACTCATCACGTAAATCTGTTATGCCGTCTATTTTTTTATCGCGTACAAGTTCTGCGATTTTTTCTATTAACTTTGCTTTATTCACTTGGTAAGGTAGTTCGTTAACAATAATAACTTCTTTTCCACCATTTTTTTCTTCAATGACAACTTTACCGCGAATTGTAATTGATCCACGGCCTGTTTCATATGCTTTTCTAATACCACTCCGACCGAGAATGATTCCTCCTGTTGGAAAATCCGGGCCATGTATTATTTCCATTAACTCAGCAACACTAATATCAGAATCCTTACTTAGCGCCAATACGCCATCAATGACTTCTCCTAACTGATGTGGTGGTATGTTTGTAGCCATACCTACAGCTATTCCAGCTGCTCCATTCACTAATAAGTTTGGAAAACGAGATGGTAAAACAATCGGTTCTTTTTCAGATCCATCATAGTTATCTTGGTAATCTATCGTATCTTTATTAATATCACGAAGTAACTCCATTGATATTTTCGCCATTCGTGATTCTGTATAACGCATCGCTGCTGCTGCATCACCGTCTACAGAACCAAAATTCCCATGGCCATCAACGAGCATATAGCGATAGCTAAAATCCTGTGCCATACGAACCATAGTATCGTATACAGCTGAATCTCCATGAGGATGATATTTACCTATAACATCGCCAACGATACGTGCTGATTTTTTGTATGGCTTATCTGCAGTCATACCTTGATCATTCATTGCATATAATATACGTCGATGAACTGGTTTTAGTCCGTCCCTAACATCAGGTAACGCTCTTGATACTATGACACTCATTGCATAATCTAAAAACGAGGAACGCATTTCCTGACTAATATTTACTTCTTTTATACGAGAGCTTTGATTTTCAGACATGTGAATTTACCTCCTACGAGGGTGGTTGCATTTTTATTATTTAATAATCATAACATACTTTTTTAGTAGCACATATAAATGTCATTACATTGAGCATACTAATAACTATTTTATCCAAATATACACACTCTATATAACTCAAATAGTGATATTATCTAATATACTGAACTGCTATTAACATAATAAATGACACAAAAACCATCATTAACACCCATAACCAAGCAGTTTCTAAATTACCTGAATCTATTGCAACATAAATAGCGGTTGATGTTGTTTGTGTTTTTCCTGGGATATTACCAGCAAACATAAGTGTTGCGCCAAATTCACCTAGAGCTCTAGCGAAGCTTAATACTGCACCAGATATAATAGATTTTAATGCAAGAGGAATGGAGACAAAAATAGCTACTTTCCACTCATTTGCACCATCTATTCGTGCCGCTTCTTCAATACCAAGATCAATGGAAGAAAAGCCAGTTTTTACTGATTGATACATGAGCGGGAAAGAAACGACAACAGCTGCAATAACGGCTGCCCACCAAGTAAAAATAATAGATTGATTAAAAATTGTTTCAATTCCTCTTCCAACTGGACTGTTTTTGCCAAATATTACGATAAGCAAAAAGCCAACTACCGATGGTGGAAGAACGAGAGGAAGCATTAAGATTGTTTCAAAAATGACTTTCCCCTTAAAGTTTATTTTCGACATCATGCGTCCCATAATTAAGCCAATTATGAGAACAATTAAACCTGAGACACAAGCAATTTCAATTGATTTTTGTACTGGAGACCAAAACTCTACCGCCATGATTGACTCCTTATTCCAAAGGTTTAAATCCGAATTTTTCAAAAACAGTTAAAGCTTGTTCACTCTGTAAAAATTCAAAAAATTGTTCTACTTCATGAATATTTTTCGTATCTTTTATAATTCCTACTGGATAAATAATAGATGAATGATTTGACTTATGAGTAACATCTACGATTTCTATGTCGGAGGAAATTAATGCATCTGTTTTATACACCATTCCTGCATCAACATTACCTGTTTCCACATATGTTAATACTTGTCGAACATCCTTAGATAATATAAGCTTATCTTCTACTTTTTTCCATAAATCCATATGTAGTAGTGCTTCCTTTGCATATTTCCCCGCTGGTACTGATTCAGGAATACCGATTGCAAGTTGAGAAATATTAGGACTAGTAAGGTCTTCAAATTTACTAATGTTTGTCCCATGCTCTTTCGGTGCAATAAGGACAAGTTCATTTGTTAACAAATTTACTCCTTGTGCAATCATACCTTCATCAACTAAGTAATCGTAGTTATCCTTAGCAGCAGAAAAATATATATCTACAGGAGCACCTTGAGTAATTTGTTGCTGTAACGCCCCAGACGAGCCAAAATTATAAGCAATCTTAATATTGTTATTACCTTGTTCAAAGAGTGATTTTAATTCTGATAGAGCATTTCGGAGACTTGCAGCTGCAGAAATAGTTAGCTCGATTTCTCTTTGCTCAGTGCCTTTACTATCATTATTTGATTGACTAGGCGAACATCCGATAAGTACAACAACAATGGCCATGATAAAAATCATTTTTTTTCTTAATATGAAAACCACCTCCTGAGTTAACAGTAGAAACTATTAAAATGTGGTTTTATTTTGGCTCTATTCATAAAAATTGTGACTAAAGCTTTTCTCTTAGATAAAAGAAAACAATTTATAGTAACAGTGATATGCCAAAGCCCCGTCATAACAAGACTAAATACGAATATACATAAATTTCTATAACATATCTATTATATAGATATTTTTGATTTAAAGCTACTTAATATAAAAGGAATTCATTAACCAAGTTAATATAAAACGCTACTTACATAATACAAATATAATCAATTGCAGCACACATACACCTATTTTATATTAGATTCTATTTCTAATAGGCGAAAAATTTGTTGGCATCTTCACCAAGTTAGCATAGTCAGTCGTTTTTCAGAATAATAGGTACCATGAATTCACATTTTGCTTAAATTTCGAAAAACAATAAATAATGCGCATACGGCCAACATAAAAAGGGTTCCGGAAAGTCAATGCTCATTATTTCCGAAACCACGCTTTTTATCCAGTTAAACCGCATAACTCATATTAAATATCTAAGTTCTTAACATATTGAGCATTCTCTTCAATAAAATTGCGCCTTGGTTCTACTTTATCACCCATTAATACTTCAAATGTTTCATCAGCTTCAATCGCATCTTGAAGATTGACCTGTAATAACGTACGAGTATCAGGATCCATCGTTGTTTCCCAAAGCTGTTCTGGATTCATTTCACCTAAACCTTTATAACGTTGAAGTCCTGGCTTTGCATTACCTGTTAACTCTTCTAGAATTCCGTTTAATTCACGTTCATTATATGCATAAGCCACTTTCTTACCTTGACTAACTTTATAAAGAGGTGGTTGTGCGATATAAACATAGCCAGACTCAATAATCTGTCTCATATATCGATAAAAGAAAGTTAATAATAATGTACGAATATGCGCTCCATCAACATCTGCATCAGTCATAATAACAATTTTATGATAACGAGCTTTTGAAATATCAAAGTCTTCTCCAATACCTGTACCTAAAGCAGTAATAATTGTCCTCACTTCATTATTAGATAATATTTTATCTAATCTTGCCTTTTCAACATTAATAATTTTCCCACGTAAAGGAAGGATAGCTTGAAAATGACGGTCTCGACCTTGCTTTGCAGACCCACCTGCAGAATCACCCTCAACCACATATAACTCACTGATCGATGGATCTTTTGATGAGCAATCAGCAAGTTTTCCTGGCAAATTCGAAATTTCGAGTGCATTTTTTCTACGTGTTAATTCCCTCGCTTTTTTTGCTGCTAGCCTTGCTCTAGACGCAGTAACTCCTTTTTCGACTATCCTTTTTGCTACTACAGGATTTTCAAGGAGAAATTTTTCCAATTTATCAGAAAAGAGAGAGTCTGTTATTGTTCTCGCTTCACTATTCCCTAATTTTGTTTTCGTTTGTCCTTCAAATTGTGGGTCAGGATGTTTAATTGATACGATCGCAGTTAAACCTTCCCGAACATCATCACCGGTAAGATTTGAGTCATTATCTTTAAATATATTATGCTTTCTAGCATAGTCATTAATGATTCTAGTTAATGCTGTTTTAAAACCTGATTCGTGAGTACCACCTTCGTGCGTGTTTATATTGTTGGCAAACGAGTAGATATTACTCACATAACTGTCATTATATTGCAAGGCAACTTCTACTGAAATTCCTTCTTTTTCTCCTTCTACAAAGATCGGTTCATCATGAATAACTTCTTTCGTTCTGTTTAAATGTTCAACATAAGAAATGATTCCACCCTCGTAGTAGTATTCATTACTTTTATCTCCGACTCTTTTATCCTCAATCGTAATCTTGATGCCTCGATTTAAAAAGGCTAATTCACGAAGACGATTTGCAAGAATATCATATTCATACTCTAACGTCTCAGTAAATATTTCACCATCAGGTTTAAAATGAGTAATGGTTCCAGTTATATCTGTCTCACCGATGACTTTTAAATCAGCACACGGTACGCCGCGCTCATATTTTTGATAGTGAATTTCCCCATTCAGGTGAACAAATACTTCTAGGTGAGTCGAAAGTGCATTTACGACTGAGGCTCCAACACCGTGAAGTCCACCAGAGACTTTATAGCCGCTACCATCAAATTTTCCACCTGCATGAAGTACTGTCATGATAACCTCAACAGCTGGTCGTCCCATTTTCTCATGAATACCAACAGGAATTCCACGCCCGTTATCCTTAACAGTAATACTATTATCTTCTTCAATGACTACATTGATTTCATCGCAATAGCCAGCTAATGCTTCATCTATACTATTATCGACAATTTCCCATACAAGATGATGCAGCCCTTTACCACTTGTGGTACCAATATACATTCCTGGGCGTTTTCTTACAGCCTCTAGTCCTTCTAAGACTTGTATTTGATTTTCATCATAAGTTTGTTGATCTATTTCTTTTTGCTCCATTGTCACTTAAACCACCTGCACTTTCAGTGAACTCGTTCAAAAATGCTATTTTAAAAATTACTATAGAGAACAATTATATCTGACAGATCCTACACTTTAAGTCTAAAGATAGTCTTTATTCCATATTTCACTCGTTGTAGCACGTACCTCGAATTCACATCATAATTTGCTTAATATTAGAATAAAATTGAATCTAGCTCTGAACCCATCTGTGCTCTTTTCTTCAGCGTATTCGATGATAGGGGTGAAAAATAAACTTTATCTACGGTTACTACGACTGATTTTGTTTCACCAGAGAGTTGAACAGTATCACTCTTGTGTGCTTTTATAAATTCTACAATAATTGGAGAGGATGTGAGTAATTGCCGATCCAAAATCGCGATTATATCACTATTTCTAATAATCAAGTCTTCTCCTAAATGAATGAACATGACATCACCTCATGATAGTTTTGTCAGTTCTCCTGACACAACTTGGTAAGTAGAGGCCTCATCTAATGTACTATGATCAAGCCCATCTACACTTGTTGTCGTAACAAATGTTTGTACTTTTCCTTTTATTGTATTTAATAAATGAGATTGTCTATAATCATCTAATTCTGATAAAACATCATCTAGCAATAGAATTGGATATTCTCCTGTCTCAGCATAAATCAATTCAATTTCTGCTAATTTTAGTGAGAGAGCTGTTGTTCTTTGTTGCCCTTGTGATCCAAATGTTTGAACATCTTTACCATTGACATAAAAAGCTAAATCATCACGGTGCGGTCCAGCAAGAGTCATCCCACGTTCAATTTCCTTCTCTTTTATTTTAACAAACTTTTCCGTTAATGATTTTACCATTTTTGACAAACTAACATCTTCTGATACATCAACTGAAGGCTTATAATCAATCTGTAAACTTTCTAATCCTCGGCTAATACCACGGTGAATTGGTTCAGCCCACTTCTGTAACAGCTCTAAAAATTCATATCTTTTTATCAAGATTTTAGCTGCAGCCTCAACAAGTTGCTCAGTCAAAACGTCTAACATCGGGTCGCTTTTCGACCTGTTAAGCTGTAGTTTCTTTAAGTAATGATTTCTCTGTTGTAAAATCTTTTGATACTGATTTAAATCATGTAAATATAAAGGTGAGACTTGACCGATCTCCATATTGATAAATCTCCGCCTCACTTGTGGACTGCCTTTTACCAAATGTAAATCTTCAGGTGCAAACATGACAATATTCATATTGCCGACATATTGACTTAATTTTTGTTGTTCAATATGGTTATATTTAGCTTTCTTGCCTTTTTTTGATATAACTAACTGTAAAGGAAGGATACCATTATTTTTGTGAATCCTTCCTTCTATTTTAGCATATTCTTCATCCCATCTTATAAGATCCTTGTCATTAGACGTTCGATGTGATTTGACCATCGCCAAGACAAAAATAGCTTCCATAACGTTTGTTTTTCCTTGAGCATTTTCACCTAATATTACGTTAACTTTGTTTTCAAATGTTACTTCCACACTCTTATAATTCCGATAATTTTTCAGTGCTAGTTCTTCAATATACAAGTCAGCCACCAACTATACTTTCACAATAAAAGTTCCGAATCCAGGAATAACTACTTCATCATCTTGTTTAAGTTTTCGTCCTCTACGATTTTCAGCTTGTCCATTTACAAATACTTCATGTTCACTTAAGAACCACTTCGCCATCCCACCTGTTTGAATTACATCTGCTAACTTTAAAAACTGACCTAATGTAATAATATCAGTTGAGATAGTGATCATTTTTGTCATATATGATCGCTCTCTTTCCCATGTAATATTATGCTAGTTTATATTGTAAACATATTATGTTACTTTCAAAAATTACTTATCACTTCATTGTACTAAAAAATAAGAGGATAGAAAAGAAAGCTACTAGTTTTTTCTCATACTAGCAGCTTTCTTTTTTGCAAGGCTCTTTTCGTAAACTTTGTTGCTATTGAGACTAATTTAGGACAGCAACAAATAATTCTATGCAATTGACTAATCATAAACGAGGAAAGATGCTATAAACACTTGGTTTATACATACTTTATTTCTTGTTACGAAAAGTAACACTCCATGCCAAAACGTTTTCAAAGATAAAAAAGGATATATTTATTAGAGCTATATTCACTGTTTGAGAGTGAGCATGTCTATTTCTGAAATAGCCATACCCCATTGGATAGAAGGTTATATAAGATATTGTTGTTTCTTACATATTTGTACATCACACTTCTCTCTTAACATGAATTAATATGTGCGAACAGGTAAAATCAACTGTAGTATTGAATCATCGTGAAGAGGACGAATGACAAAAGGTCTCATCGCTCCAGTAAAATTAATATTAATATCTGTTTCTCCCAAAACTTTTAATGCATCAAGCATGTATTTTGAACTAAAGGAAATTTTTAAGTCCTCACCACTAATAGATTGACTTTGGACTTCCTCAATAACTTTACCAATTTCCGGTGAATTCGAAGAGATTTCAATAATTCCACCCTCTAAGATGGCTAATTTTACAACATTATTTCTATCCTCTCTAGCAAGTAAAGAAGCTCTATCGATAGCTTGTAAAAACTCTTTAGCCGACACTTTGATTTCAGTATTACTTTCCTCAGGAATTAAACGTGATGTATCTGGATAATTACCTTCAAGCAAACGTGAGAAAAATAATATGTGTTTTGTTTTAAACAGCACTTGGTTTTCTGTAATTACGATATCAACTGGATCATTTGAATCATCTAATATTTTATTTAATTCATTCAAACTTTTTCCTGGAATTACAATATTATACGATACATCTGTCGTATTCAAATCAATTCTCGCTTTACGTAGAGCAAGTCGGTGGCTATCTGTTGCAATACAGGTCAATTCATTATTTTCTATTTTTAAGTTTACACCTGTCAATAAAGGTCGTGTTTCTGACGTGGACACTGCGAAAACTGTATGTCTAATTAATTGTTTCACTAAATCAGACGGAACTTGAAAAGCATCATTTTCTTCAACTTGTGGTAATAATGGATATTCCTCTGCATCTAAGCCATTTAAATTAAACTCTGCTTTTCCAGATCTAATAATAGTCAAAAAGTGGTTTTGAACATCAATTTCTACACTTTCTTTAGGTAGCTTTTTAACAATTTCACTAAATACACGAGCTTGTAAAACAACACTTCCACTTTTGACTAGTTCAACAATTTCTAAATCTTCATGTTCTAACGGGATAAATGATTCAATGGAAATATCAGAATCACTTCCTGTTAATGTAACTCCACTTTCATTTGCCACTATTTTAATACCCGTTAATATTGGAATTGTTGTTCTAGAAGAAACTGCTTTCATTACATCTTGTACACTGCGTAATAAATAGTCTCGTTGAATTATAAATTTCATTATGAAGTCCTCCTTTAGTCATAAACTAGGTAACAATTGAATATATATATTTTTTAAAAAAAAGTAGTAGAAGTAATAGTAGGGGCTGTGGAATTGTGGATAACTAATTATAGCAAAGGAAACACAGTCTATCCACATGTGGATAGACTGTGTGTAATATGCGTTAAGTTATTCACAGTATTAAGAATAAGTATAAACCTACTATGCTTTTAAGTGAGAGTTAATATCATTCAATTGTTTTTGTAATTGTGA contains:
- a CDS encoding HD-GYP domain-containing protein, which codes for MKVSIDQLQEGCILSDDVKSISNRPIMAKGTVLNEELLNILHIFLVDDVKVETSLVSGELFKPTKRNGEKIEEKEEKFQTFIDHYLQVVQYYKKMFISWQAGSPVDIGDIRKQLLPLLERFLENPSAIFVLLRHSTKEDYLYHHGVTVSLLAGFLGKQLQYSQGDWIQIALAGFLCDCGMAKINPKILKKQSSLTEEERLEINKHPEYSYKMVEKIGVLKKGVKEAVLQHHIRDDGTGYPKGMLKGILHPFSKIVAVADVYHAMTSEREYKAKQSPFVVMDLIIQDSFGKLDTNVVHALTKVVTNYANGQKVKLSNGHTGKIVFVEEKNPTRPMVSLFKTNEIIHLKDYRDVYIEEIV
- the gyrA gene encoding DNA gyrase subunit A; protein product: MSENQSSRIKEVNISQEMRSSFLDYAMSVIVSRALPDVRDGLKPVHRRILYAMNDQGMTADKPYKKSARIVGDVIGKYHPHGDSAVYDTMVRMAQDFSYRYMLVDGHGNFGSVDGDAAAAMRYTESRMAKISMELLRDINKDTIDYQDNYDGSEKEPIVLPSRFPNLLVNGAAGIAVGMATNIPPHQLGEVIDGVLALSKDSDISVAELMEIIHGPDFPTGGIILGRSGIRKAYETGRGSITIRGKVVIEEKNGGKEVIIVNELPYQVNKAKLIEKIAELVRDKKIDGITDLRDESDRNGMRIVIEVRKDANANVLLNNLYKQTALQTSFGINMLALVDGQPKVLNLKQCLYHYLEHQKVVIRRRTDFELRKAEARAHILEGLRIALDHLDEVIALIRSSQTTDIAREGLMNQFSLSEKQAQAILDMRLQRLTGLEREKIEEEFQNLLQLIAELKEILANEEKILQIIREELAEVKERFNDERRTEIATGGFDSIEDEDLIPQENIVITLTHNGYIKRLPASTYRSQKRGGRGIQGMGTNEDDFVEHLLTTSTHDTILYFTNKGKVYRKKGYEIPELGRTAKGIPIINLLEIDKDEEINAIIPVTEFGDDMFLFFTTKQGISKRSPLSSFSNIRNNGLIALNLKEDDELISVKLTDGTKNIIIGTKNGILIRFIETDVRSMGRTATGVKGIAIEDDDEVVGMDILEDDSNVLIVTKKGYGKRTPAIEYRSQSRGGKGLKTCNITDKNGTVVAVKAVSGTEDIMIITAGGVLIRMDVGDISQMGRNTQGVRLIRLDESDENEFVATVAKVQKEVEDEYDGEDEELNANEE
- the modB gene encoding molybdate ABC transporter permease subunit codes for the protein MAVEFWSPVQKSIEIACVSGLIVLIIGLIMGRMMSKINFKGKVIFETILMLPLVLPPSVVGFLLIVIFGKNSPVGRGIETIFNQSIIFTWWAAVIAAVVVSFPLMYQSVKTGFSSIDLGIEEAARIDGANEWKVAIFVSIPLALKSIISGAVLSFARALGEFGATLMFAGNIPGKTQTTSTAIYVAIDSGNLETAWLWVLMMVFVSFIMLIAVQYIR
- the modA gene encoding molybdate ABC transporter substrate-binding protein, with the translated sequence MAIVVVLIGCSPSQSNNDSKGTEQREIELTISAAASLRNALSELKSLFEQGNNNIKIAYNFGSSGALQQQITQGAPVDIYFSAAKDNYDYLVDEGMIAQGVNLLTNELVLIAPKEHGTNISKFEDLTSPNISQLAIGIPESVPAGKYAKEALLHMDLWKKVEDKLILSKDVRQVLTYVETGNVDAGMVYKTDALISSDIEIVDVTHKSNHSSIIYPVGIIKDTKNIHEVEQFFEFLQSEQALTVFEKFGFKPLE
- the gyrB gene encoding DNA topoisomerase (ATP-hydrolyzing) subunit B produces the protein MEQKEIDQQTYDENQIQVLEGLEAVRKRPGMYIGTTSGKGLHHLVWEIVDNSIDEALAGYCDEINVVIEEDNSITVKDNGRGIPVGIHEKMGRPAVEVIMTVLHAGGKFDGSGYKVSGGLHGVGASVVNALSTHLEVFVHLNGEIHYQKYERGVPCADLKVIGETDITGTITHFKPDGEIFTETLEYEYDILANRLRELAFLNRGIKITIEDKRVGDKSNEYYYEGGIISYVEHLNRTKEVIHDEPIFVEGEKEGISVEVALQYNDSYVSNIYSFANNINTHEGGTHESGFKTALTRIINDYARKHNIFKDNDSNLTGDDVREGLTAIVSIKHPDPQFEGQTKTKLGNSEARTITDSLFSDKLEKFLLENPVVAKRIVEKGVTASRARLAAKKARELTRRKNALEISNLPGKLADCSSKDPSISELYVVEGDSAGGSAKQGRDRHFQAILPLRGKIINVEKARLDKILSNNEVRTIITALGTGIGEDFDISKARYHKIVIMTDADVDGAHIRTLLLTFFYRYMRQIIESGYVYIAQPPLYKVSQGKKVAYAYNERELNGILEELTGNAKPGLQRYKGLGEMNPEQLWETTMDPDTRTLLQVNLQDAIEADETFEVLMGDKVEPRRNFIEENAQYVKNLDI
- the remB gene encoding extracellular matrix regulator RemB, with protein sequence MFIHLGEDLIIRNSDIIAILDRQLLTSSPIIVEFIKAHKSDTVQLSGETKSVVVTVDKVYFSPLSSNTLKKRAQMGSELDSILF
- the recF gene encoding DNA replication/repair protein RecF; the protein is MYIEELALKNYRNYKSVEVTFENKVNVILGENAQGKTNVMEAIFVLAMVKSHRTSNDKDLIRWDEEYAKIEGRIHKNNGILPLQLVISKKGKKAKYNHIEQQKLSQYVGNMNIVMFAPEDLHLVKGSPQVRRRFINMEIGQVSPLYLHDLNQYQKILQQRNHYLKKLQLNRSKSDPMLDVLTEQLVEAAAKILIKRYEFLELLQKWAEPIHRGISRGLESLQIDYKPSVDVSEDVSLSKMVKSLTEKFVKIKEKEIERGMTLAGPHRDDLAFYVNGKDVQTFGSQGQQRTTALSLKLAEIELIYAETGEYPILLLDDVLSELDDYRQSHLLNTIKGKVQTFVTTTSVDGLDHSTLDEASTYQVVSGELTKLS
- the yaaA gene encoding S4 domain-containing protein YaaA, translating into MTKMITISTDIITLGQFLKLADVIQTGGMAKWFLSEHEVFVNGQAENRRGRKLKQDDEVVIPGFGTFIVKV
- the dnaN gene encoding DNA polymerase III subunit beta, giving the protein MKFIIQRDYLLRSVQDVMKAVSSRTTIPILTGIKIVANESGVTLTGSDSDISIESFIPLEHEDLEIVELVKSGSVVLQARVFSEIVKKLPKESVEIDVQNHFLTIIRSGKAEFNLNGLDAEEYPLLPQVEENDAFQVPSDLVKQLIRHTVFAVSTSETRPLLTGVNLKIENNELTCIATDSHRLALRKARIDLNTTDVSYNIVIPGKSLNELNKILDDSNDPVDIVITENQVLFKTKHILFFSRLLEGNYPDTSRLIPEESNTEIKVSAKEFLQAIDRASLLAREDRNNVVKLAILEGGIIEISSNSPEIGKVIEEVQSQSISGEDLKISFSSKYMLDALKVLGETDININFTGAMRPFVIRPLHDDSILQLILPVRTY